A stretch of Mya arenaria isolate MELC-2E11 chromosome 14, ASM2691426v1 DNA encodes these proteins:
- the LOC128215902 gene encoding uncharacterized protein LOC128215902, which produces MSVKKDLTFTPMTTSTITTTARDSTFTPITTTTTTTKPSTSMSAGQSSSTAQSTENQTPTVTEETLSNLSTTSLFVTSTTQEHLKDFFAVGTLKHSTSSCFGANANPMISSCTRGTVIVIQSFAIAYKAASLNCTVDNVIDQDQFQLCCLSIENEDCQMTYNIKPNDAVEYIEKCNGKPSCDVMATNVLPQGCINVPEFYPNYMHINYYCIPAQGSQFISKVPVSITSRRSHVGKTLFALSIRVTKAQPSL; this is translated from the exons ATGTCTGTAAAAAaagatttaacatttacaccAATGACGACGAGCACCATCACAACAACAGCAAGAGATTCAACATTTACACCAATAACGACTACAACGACAACAACGAAACCATCCACGTCAATGAGTGCTGGACAATCCAGCAGTACAGCTCAATCAACAGAGAATCAAACACCAACGGTTACAGAAGAAACGTTATCTAATTTATCGACAACATCTTTATTTGTCACATCAACTACACAAGAACATCTGAAAG atttttttgcTGTTGGTACTTTAAAACATAGCACATCTTCTTGTTTCGGCGCTAACGCAAATCCCATGATATCCTCGTGTACACGTGGCACAGTTATTGTCATACAGTCTTTTGCTATCGCCTACAAAGCAGCATCACTTAATTGTACTGTGGACAACGTTATTGACCAAGATCAATTTCAACTTTGTTGTTTGAGCATAGAAAATGAAGATTGCCAAATGACTTATAATATTAAACCCAACGACGCTGTTGAGTACATAGAAAAATGCAATGGTAAACCTAGTTGCGACGTGATGGCAACTAATGTTCTACCACAAGGATGTATTAATGTACCTGAGTTCTATCCAAACTACATGCATATAAACTACTATTGCATACCTG CCCAGGGCAGCCAGTTTATCTCCAAAGTCCCGGTTTCAATAACGAGCAGAAGATCCCATGTGGGGAAAACCTTGTTTGCTCTGTCGATACGAGTGACAAAGGCTCAACCGTCTCTATAA